One genomic region from Reichenbachiella ulvae encodes:
- a CDS encoding SusC/RagA family TonB-linked outer membrane protein, whose product MKRILLICFMLLSALVTESWAQDRTVSGKVTDDSGEAIPGANVILKGTRTGTTSDIDGNWKLSVPSEGGVLVFTFVGMAPSEVEIGSRSVIDVAMATDAKQLSEVVVTSMGIAKENKTIGYAVSTVDGDEFTKSRSANIANGLAGKVAGVQVTASGGSVGASSRVVIRGASSINSNNQPLYVVDGIPISNTNVASVDRFTGPDYGNRIQDINPDDVETMTVLKGAAATALYGQRAANGAIIITTKSGSKNSKVSVTINSSLRFDDPLKLPDFQNTFGQGNLNKIDSSATSNWGPRMAGQTFTNANGYEDVYSAQPNNVKDFYETGQTMINNVAIAGGDENSTYRLSFTQFNQEGFVPNTNLDRYTISLKGSRKFDNNFYSEYGATYIMTRNEGRPITGFNDDGAISSVINFLPRNYNLDSLKNYKNPDGSPRLFLGLNQNPYWSLQENLYTGNIDRFISFGKIGWKPTDWIDVSWRGGADIYTERRLQRTAVGSVSKPEGEFWRDDLFESQLNSDFFITVNRNIGEDFNVNLLLGNNIFQRYLESSFNRGQGLTDPLLYIGDNALVNSVQNAVLDQTRIVGVFFDLGLSYKDWAFVNVTGRNDWNSTLPEENNSFFYPSVSASVILTDALNIDSNILSFAKLRGSWGQVGNGTDPFVLDFSYFPQTDIFQLFGVDNTYPWNGIPGYAGSGTIPPQDLKPELTTSWEIGTELQLFNGKLIVDATYYSNRTEDQIVRLSIPPSTGYLAQRLNAGTVENKGVELMLQAPLDFGKFNWTITGTFAKNNNELVELPENFEFLDIEGTRTDPSLRAYLNESLGVIIGSGWRRDDEGNILINPANGLRYDVNEQKIGNITPDFTAGLMNSFSYQGINLSILFDWRQGGDIHSQTVQQLRAGGHVKETEIRDVSYIDQGVVLVSEDADGNVIETRPNDIPITAEQFWGQQNDVDEDGVFDGTFVKLREVRLSYSLPRTLLDKTPFGEVEFGVEGRNLAIIYSKVPHIDPEVSFYGPTNAQGLEAYNLPTTRSYGFNIKLTF is encoded by the coding sequence GTTGGGATGGCTCCATCAGAAGTTGAAATAGGCTCAAGATCGGTAATAGATGTCGCTATGGCCACCGATGCAAAGCAATTATCAGAAGTAGTAGTTACCTCCATGGGTATTGCTAAGGAGAATAAAACTATTGGATATGCAGTTTCAACTGTTGACGGAGATGAGTTTACTAAATCAAGATCTGCAAATATTGCTAATGGTCTGGCTGGTAAAGTAGCAGGAGTTCAGGTGACGGCTTCTGGAGGTTCAGTTGGAGCATCATCAAGAGTGGTTATTCGGGGAGCGAGTTCAATTAATAGCAATAACCAACCTCTTTATGTAGTGGACGGTATTCCTATTTCGAATACCAACGTGGCTTCTGTCGATAGATTTACAGGACCTGATTATGGAAATAGAATTCAGGATATTAATCCTGATGATGTTGAAACCATGACAGTTCTAAAAGGAGCAGCTGCTACTGCACTTTATGGTCAAAGAGCTGCTAATGGGGCTATTATTATTACAACAAAAAGTGGTTCTAAGAATTCAAAGGTTTCAGTTACAATCAATTCATCTTTAAGGTTTGACGATCCGCTTAAGTTGCCTGATTTTCAAAATACCTTTGGGCAAGGAAATCTTAACAAAATTGATAGTTCTGCGACTTCTAACTGGGGACCAAGAATGGCAGGACAGACTTTTACTAATGCTAATGGTTATGAGGATGTATATTCTGCACAACCAAATAATGTAAAGGATTTTTACGAAACTGGCCAAACGATGATTAATAATGTGGCCATTGCGGGAGGTGATGAAAATTCAACTTATAGATTAAGTTTTACACAGTTTAACCAAGAAGGATTTGTTCCTAACACTAATTTGGATAGGTATACAATTTCCTTAAAGGGATCTCGCAAGTTTGATAATAATTTCTATAGTGAATATGGGGCTACCTATATTATGACTAGAAATGAAGGTAGACCAATTACAGGTTTTAATGATGATGGTGCAATTTCATCAGTTATTAATTTCTTGCCGAGAAATTATAATTTAGATTCTTTAAAAAATTATAAAAATCCTGATGGAAGCCCAAGATTGTTTTTAGGATTAAATCAGAATCCTTATTGGTCCTTACAGGAAAATTTATATACGGGGAATATTGATCGCTTTATTTCATTCGGAAAGATTGGATGGAAACCCACAGATTGGATTGATGTTTCATGGAGAGGTGGTGCGGATATTTATACCGAAAGACGTCTTCAAAGAACGGCTGTTGGCTCTGTGTCTAAACCTGAAGGAGAGTTTTGGAGGGATGACTTATTTGAGTCACAGTTAAATTCTGATTTCTTCATTACTGTTAATAGAAATATTGGAGAAGATTTTAATGTTAACCTACTGTTGGGGAATAATATCTTTCAAAGATATTTGGAATCCTCGTTCAACAGAGGACAAGGGTTAACAGATCCGTTATTATATATTGGGGATAATGCTCTAGTTAATTCTGTTCAGAATGCTGTGTTAGATCAAACAAGAATTGTAGGAGTCTTCTTCGATCTAGGACTTTCATATAAGGATTGGGCATTTGTAAATGTAACAGGTCGAAATGACTGGAACTCAACATTGCCTGAGGAGAATAACTCCTTCTTTTATCCAAGTGTTAGTGCCAGTGTGATTTTGACGGATGCATTAAATATTGATTCTAATATTCTATCTTTCGCGAAATTGCGAGGTTCTTGGGGGCAAGTGGGTAATGGTACAGATCCTTTTGTTCTTGATTTTAGTTACTTTCCACAAACTGATATATTTCAACTTTTTGGTGTAGATAATACTTATCCTTGGAATGGTATTCCTGGTTATGCAGGTTCGGGAACCATCCCTCCTCAGGATTTAAAACCTGAGTTAACTACTTCATGGGAAATTGGTACTGAACTTCAACTATTCAACGGTAAATTAATTGTTGATGCAACTTACTATTCAAATAGAACGGAAGATCAGATTGTTCGATTGAGTATACCTCCTAGTACTGGGTACCTTGCTCAAAGGTTGAATGCTGGTACTGTTGAAAATAAGGGAGTTGAATTAATGCTTCAAGCACCATTAGATTTTGGTAAGTTTAATTGGACGATAACTGGAACATTCGCTAAAAATAATAACGAGCTTGTTGAGTTGCCTGAGAATTTTGAGTTTTTGGATATTGAAGGTACAAGAACAGATCCTAGTCTGCGCGCATATTTAAATGAATCATTAGGAGTTATTATTGGCTCTGGTTGGAGAAGAGATGACGAAGGTAATATTTTAATTAATCCGGCCAATGGCTTAAGATATGATGTGAATGAACAAAAGATTGGAAATATCACTCCAGATTTCACGGCTGGCTTGATGAATTCCTTCTCTTATCAAGGAATTAATCTTAGCATTCTGTTTGATTGGAGACAGGGGGGAGATATACATTCTCAAACTGTACAGCAATTGCGTGCTGGGGGACATGTCAAAGAAACTGAAATTAGGGATGTGTCATATATTGATCAAGGAGTTGTTCTTGTAAGCGAAGATGCAGACGGAAATGTGATAGAAACCAGACCAAATGATATTCCTATTACGGCAGAGCAATTTTGGGGACAGCAAAATGATGTGGATGAAGATGGTGTATTCGATGGTACATTCGTTAAGTTAAGAGAAGTTAGATTGTCTTACTCTCTACCTAGAACTTTGTTAGATAAGACACCATTTGGAGAAGTTGAATTTGGAGTTGAGGGAAGAAATCTTGCTATCATCTACTCTAAGGTGCCTCATATAGATCCAGAGGTAAGTTTTTATGGCCCTACGAATGCTCAAGGTCTTGAGGCTTATAACTTGCCGACTACTAGATCTTATGGATTTAATATTAAGCTTACTTTTTAA
- a CDS encoding SusD/RagB family nutrient-binding outer membrane lipoprotein: MKNFNKYILAVFVLVFSSCDDFLDVNTNPNASTEVPPGTVMTNASLALSQVLLNTLNPDGEAFIQHHKPVVVLTGPDTYSYSSIGNNNFWQFTFYGDIIKDLNLAAALAEESGRMNGVAQIRIIQAMAWLIGVDRWGEMPFTESNDPAILFPKFDSGDVIYQGIIDILDGAIDMIDTSNQTFETTITDYDPLYGGNMDKWLAFANSLKLRCLMRISYVEDRSAEITELLASGTFIDALDGSENAEFAYYPNRANQNFDYATFDNFVSFGSFQVDADGNRVHQRWRLASKAMVDILEADNDPRMWSFFQRDISNPAGPITGAVNGAGSLPPTAERGYVSLFYIRQDKSDEWFLASEYYLLAAEAYARGLAPGGLAAAQTALESGVQASMNHFDGSAFEISTADKQAYVGSLNLSTASDPVQAIQLQQYKALNFQGAEAWSNWRRTKVPSLTVPVGAPINTIIRRIEVPSSEIESNINAPEVSPRIDKPVYFEQ; this comes from the coding sequence ATGAAGAATTTCAATAAATATATATTGGCAGTTTTTGTGCTGGTTTTTTCTTCTTGTGATGATTTTTTAGATGTGAATACTAACCCTAATGCATCTACAGAAGTTCCACCAGGCACAGTAATGACTAATGCTTCATTAGCATTGTCTCAGGTGTTGTTAAATACTCTGAATCCAGATGGGGAAGCATTTATTCAACACCATAAACCAGTAGTAGTATTAACTGGTCCAGATACTTATTCTTACAGTTCAATTGGAAATAATAATTTCTGGCAGTTTACATTTTATGGTGATATCATTAAAGACTTGAATTTGGCAGCTGCGTTGGCGGAAGAATCTGGAAGAATGAACGGTGTTGCGCAGATTAGAATTATACAAGCGATGGCTTGGTTAATAGGAGTTGATAGATGGGGGGAAATGCCATTTACGGAGAGTAATGACCCAGCTATATTATTTCCTAAATTTGATTCAGGAGACGTTATTTATCAAGGAATAATTGATATTCTTGATGGTGCAATCGATATGATTGACACATCAAATCAAACTTTTGAAACCACTATTACCGATTATGACCCACTTTATGGAGGTAATATGGATAAATGGTTGGCTTTTGCAAATTCTTTGAAACTAAGATGTTTAATGAGAATTTCTTATGTAGAGGATAGGTCTGCTGAAATTACTGAGTTATTGGCTAGCGGAACTTTTATAGATGCTCTGGATGGATCTGAAAATGCAGAGTTTGCCTACTACCCTAATAGAGCCAATCAAAATTTTGACTATGCTACTTTTGACAATTTCGTGAGTTTTGGCTCTTTTCAAGTAGATGCTGATGGAAATCGAGTACATCAACGTTGGAGATTGGCTAGTAAAGCGATGGTTGATATTTTGGAAGCAGATAATGATCCAAGAATGTGGTCTTTTTTTCAGAGAGATATAAGCAACCCTGCTGGTCCAATTACAGGAGCGGTTAATGGTGCAGGTTCTCTACCTCCTACAGCAGAAAGAGGATATGTGAGTTTGTTTTATATCAGACAAGATAAGTCAGATGAATGGTTTTTAGCATCTGAATATTACTTACTGGCAGCTGAGGCATATGCAAGAGGTTTGGCTCCTGGAGGTTTAGCTGCCGCTCAAACTGCCCTTGAAAGTGGAGTTCAAGCATCGATGAATCATTTTGATGGATCTGCTTTCGAAATTTCAACTGCTGACAAGCAAGCATATGTTGGGAGTTTGAACCTTTCTACTGCATCAGATCCTGTACAAGCGATTCAATTACAGCAATATAAGGCATTGAATTTTCAAGGTGCAGAGGCTTGGTCTAACTGGAGAAGAACTAAGGTGCCATCATTGACGGTTCCTGTAGGTGCACCAATTAATACGATAATCCGTCGTATCGAAGTGCCAAGTTCTGAAATCGAGAGCAATATTAATGCTCCTGAGGTGTCGCCGAGAATCGATAAACCAGTTTATTTTGAACAATGA